A stretch of Treponema vincentii F0403 DNA encodes these proteins:
- a CDS encoding DUF2156 domain-containing protein → MDVIARYPEFSPLSLEAVQAIKTDLQLLKDGMSELTFGSLYFFRNSYKYKISRFNERTLLFLGEERKKPFFFTIGDPLPIAIIKELYEDCAYWKLISESYLNNNAALFQTFKGAPTEDRDNFDYLYTRLSLSTLSGKQLHKKKNHVNGFLTNYPDFTLKKLDADTKKDAGKILDIWATEQSDLQETDYEAAQQALALPETDGFTGLILYVQGTPVAWCLAEFAAQGATAVVHFEKARTDFRGSYQYINYAFAQSLPEHIVYINCEQDLGDEGLRHAKMSYKPEGFVKKYRLDKGAL, encoded by the coding sequence ATGGACGTCATTGCGCGGTATCCTGAATTTTCTCCATTATCACTTGAAGCAGTACAGGCAATTAAAACCGATTTGCAGCTGCTGAAAGACGGTATGTCGGAGTTAACCTTCGGAAGTTTATACTTTTTTAGAAATTCTTATAAATATAAAATAAGCAGATTTAATGAGCGTACCCTACTCTTTTTAGGAGAAGAACGGAAAAAGCCGTTTTTTTTCACTATCGGCGATCCGCTTCCCATCGCTATCATTAAAGAGCTTTATGAAGACTGCGCATATTGGAAATTAATCTCAGAATCGTATTTAAACAATAATGCCGCCCTTTTTCAAACCTTCAAAGGAGCCCCTACGGAAGACAGAGATAATTTCGATTATCTTTATACGCGGCTTTCATTAAGCACCCTCTCCGGAAAGCAGTTACATAAAAAAAAGAACCATGTAAACGGATTTTTAACTAATTATCCTGATTTTACATTAAAAAAACTGGATGCCGATACAAAAAAAGATGCAGGTAAAATTTTAGATATCTGGGCAACGGAGCAATCCGATCTCCAAGAAACCGACTATGAAGCCGCACAGCAGGCCTTGGCCTTACCGGAAACGGACGGTTTTACCGGCCTTATTCTCTATGTACAGGGGACTCCGGTAGCATGGTGTTTGGCTGAATTTGCGGCTCAAGGAGCTACCGCCGTTGTCCATTTTGAAAAAGCACGAACCGATTTTCGAGGCAGCTACCAATATATCAACTACGCCTTTGCACAATCGCTTCCCGAACACATAGTATACATTAACTGTGAGCAAGATTTGGGAGACGAGGGGCTGCGCCATGCAAAAATGAGCTACAAGCCGGAAGGTTTTGTCAAAAAATACCGGCTTGATAAAGGAGCGCTTTGA
- a CDS encoding bifunctional ADP-dependent NAD(P)H-hydrate dehydratase/NAD(P)H-hydrate epimerase: protein MEKIFDSVRELDKRAEEAFNLKNGVLMEQAARGMAERIRSILSSYLSYSHKELPLVQIVCGSGDNGGDGFALARMLADLYCVRVVSVKEPKSPLCKLQRERLELLGIPVSTELQERCDILIDAVFGTGIRGSLDAETSALIERMNAVQGYKIACDIPSGLNGFGIPSPVAFRADETCTMGALKTALYSDAAKDYTGTIHVFSLGLPRRCYEGESDTFLLSAADMKLPHRSVQNTHKMSYGHGLFFCGEKTGACMLAASAALHFGVGLVTVFGSPVPAAPFDFMYTQQLPENFSAAMLGSGLGRTPDMQKQAFEFLSCEQVRECPLILDADILHNPELPKLLPLLKKPILTPHPKEFQSLLANSGLGRFNIAEIQEHRFEYLRLFCGVFPHAVTVLKGAYPLIGCGNRVFVNPLGTNALAKAGTGDVLSGMITALGAQGYPPLEAAYTASLAHAEAAKMLHTADYGLTASSLAETVAKL from the coding sequence ATGGAAAAGATATTTGATTCGGTACGGGAGTTGGATAAGCGGGCGGAAGAGGCTTTTAATCTAAAAAACGGTGTGCTTATGGAGCAGGCTGCCCGCGGTATGGCCGAACGTATCCGAAGCATTCTTTCGTCATATTTATCCTACTCACACAAAGAATTACCGCTGGTGCAGATTGTCTGCGGTTCGGGGGATAACGGAGGCGACGGTTTTGCGCTTGCGCGGATGCTTGCCGATCTTTACTGCGTTAGGGTGGTTTCGGTAAAGGAACCTAAGTCTCCGCTCTGCAAATTGCAGCGGGAGCGGCTTGAACTGCTCGGCATACCGGTAAGTACCGAATTGCAGGAGCGTTGCGATATACTTATCGATGCGGTGTTCGGTACCGGTATCCGCGGCAGTCTTGATGCTGAAACAAGCGCCTTGATTGAGCGGATGAATGCCGTACAAGGTTATAAAATCGCTTGCGATATCCCAAGCGGTTTAAACGGCTTCGGTATACCGTCGCCGGTTGCATTCCGTGCCGATGAAACCTGTACGATGGGCGCCCTAAAAACCGCACTCTATTCAGACGCCGCAAAAGACTATACCGGCACTATTCATGTTTTTAGCCTCGGATTGCCGCGGCGCTGCTACGAAGGAGAAAGCGATACCTTTCTTCTGTCTGCTGCGGATATGAAGCTTCCGCACCGCTCCGTGCAAAATACCCATAAGATGAGCTACGGACACGGCCTTTTTTTCTGCGGAGAAAAAACCGGCGCCTGTATGTTGGCGGCCTCTGCCGCGCTCCATTTCGGGGTTGGATTGGTTACCGTATTCGGCTCGCCCGTGCCTGCCGCTCCGTTCGATTTTATGTATACGCAACAGCTTCCCGAAAACTTTTCCGCGGCAATGCTGGGTTCCGGATTGGGTAGAACGCCTGATATGCAGAAACAGGCGTTTGAGTTCCTTTCGTGTGAGCAGGTTCGGGAGTGTCCGCTAATTCTTGATGCCGACATTCTGCATAATCCGGAGCTGCCTAAGCTGCTGCCGCTCTTAAAAAAGCCTATTTTAACGCCGCATCCCAAAGAGTTCCAAAGCTTACTTGCAAACAGCGGGCTCGGCCGGTTCAACATTGCGGAAATACAGGAACATCGGTTTGAGTATTTACGGCTCTTTTGCGGCGTCTTTCCCCATGCAGTAACGGTGCTGAAGGGAGCCTATCCGCTTATCGGCTGCGGAAACCGCGTGTTTGTGAATCCGCTTGGAACCAATGCTCTTGCAAAAGCAGGGACGGGGGATGTCCTAAGCGGGATGATTACCGCACTGGGCGCCCAAGGATACCCGCCGCTTGAGGCTGCTTATACCGCGAGCCTTGCCCATGCGGAAGCCGCTAAAATGCTGCATACTGCAGACTACGGTTTAACGGCAAGCTCACTTGCGGAGACGGTGGCTAAACTGTAA
- a CDS encoding DUF5312 family protein, with amino-acid sequence MAQKKESFLTRILQLFLPRDDAEAIKKRHLKALAKEISKNKFGKWYKPSSEEFQPQMARFFFELYKIVGPARALLASAASSKVLKAITVEQNLSKQQHQIREKLTPDAIKERAKTAKQKELSIQVQKEFDVFMREFDGKKIDEIDTLYRQLNEFIHFVLFDYYFFLKKFDPALPEDKFSYTPNFSTVNGEYLKDELKDFIVVLDGLSLDANWEKLFAIITAYKNVQPVNAPQWKKHLGVLNDIRRSHILEKIIQHITKDPTYTVETSPFTEKVTDDYLKQIERSIDTTLKDIITEQKNSQVAVLVQRVFGNVIPSGTKNYNPRSNAAFEKRGLEGYIYADAMNYLKSFLVDYFKSDIRALSDLILVRGQWTQQVLSAEYSESYHNLMHISTKILEFDEKLSEVSEMGVKFRTLLSRMEREKEAGRQVQKHLNDVNEAALKLLKVSIKNIMTLGNAIKNCIADYDKPRRDLLQNWKEIEQHSDQPIREWMTAVYTKIYNFIMLEQVVLKKEE; translated from the coding sequence ATGGCACAGAAAAAAGAATCTTTTCTTACACGCATATTACAGCTTTTTTTACCGCGGGATGATGCGGAGGCGATAAAAAAACGGCATTTAAAGGCACTGGCAAAGGAAATTTCAAAAAATAAATTCGGTAAATGGTATAAACCTTCTTCCGAAGAGTTCCAGCCGCAGATGGCGCGTTTCTTTTTCGAGCTATACAAGATTGTCGGGCCTGCGAGAGCACTTTTAGCGAGTGCTGCATCTTCCAAGGTTCTCAAAGCGATTACCGTAGAACAAAATTTGTCAAAACAGCAGCACCAAATAAGGGAAAAACTTACGCCTGATGCTATTAAGGAACGCGCAAAAACGGCCAAGCAAAAAGAGCTGAGTATTCAGGTACAGAAAGAATTTGATGTTTTTATGCGTGAGTTTGACGGAAAGAAAATAGATGAAATCGATACGCTGTACCGTCAGCTCAATGAGTTTATTCACTTTGTGCTGTTTGACTATTATTTCTTTTTAAAAAAATTCGATCCTGCCTTGCCGGAAGATAAATTTTCTTATACCCCGAACTTTTCAACTGTCAACGGTGAATATCTGAAAGATGAATTAAAAGATTTTATCGTCGTGCTTGACGGCCTTTCGCTCGATGCAAATTGGGAGAAACTCTTTGCAATTATTACGGCATATAAAAATGTACAGCCGGTTAATGCTCCTCAGTGGAAAAAGCATTTGGGCGTTTTGAACGATATCCGCCGCTCCCATATCTTAGAAAAAATTATCCAACACATTACAAAAGATCCTACTTACACGGTAGAAACCAGTCCTTTTACAGAAAAGGTAACGGACGACTATCTTAAGCAAATAGAACGGTCGATTGATACGACGTTAAAAGACATTATCACGGAGCAAAAAAATTCTCAGGTAGCGGTACTTGTACAGCGTGTATTCGGAAATGTTATTCCTTCAGGTACTAAAAACTATAATCCGCGTTCCAATGCGGCATTTGAAAAGCGAGGGCTTGAAGGCTATATCTATGCCGATGCGATGAACTATCTTAAATCGTTTTTAGTCGATTACTTTAAAAGCGATATAAGGGCTCTCTCCGATTTAATTTTAGTACGGGGGCAATGGACGCAGCAGGTGCTGTCTGCCGAATATTCCGAAAGCTATCATAATTTAATGCACATTTCGACAAAAATCTTGGAGTTTGACGAAAAACTTTCCGAGGTCTCCGAAATGGGTGTAAAATTCCGTACGCTGCTGTCGCGAATGGAGCGGGAAAAAGAAGCCGGCCGGCAGGTGCAAAAGCATTTGAATGATGTTAACGAAGCGGCGCTTAAACTGCTTAAAGTTTCCATTAAAAATATTATGACGCTGGGAAATGCCATAAAGAATTGCATCGCGGATTATGATAAACCGCGCCGAGATTTGTTGCAAAACTGGAAAGAAATCGAACAACATTCCGACCAGCCGATACGTGAATGGATGACTGCCGTTTATACGAAGATTTATAATTTTATCATGCTTGAACAGGTTGTCTTGAAGAAAGAAGAATAG
- a CDS encoding ATP-dependent 6-phosphofructokinase, producing MRHDEEFDFTIETLGSCKIPSPIHLSNVIGDRIANYVTNDDFIRFRLESKVGEQYGPFKREQLIEKAGPREKIFFNPSHVHAGIITCGGLCPGLNDVIRSVVRCLWGRYGVKRISGIRFGFKGLLPDYHFDVMPLNPTVVDACHKTGGTILGTSRGGGTRVVEIVDGIERLNLNILFVIGGDGTQKGALEIAKEIERRKLCISVVGIPKTVDNDLSFIQKSFGFDTAVVKASEAVAAARMEAQSQINGIGLVKLMGRESGFIATHTAIASHEVDFVLIPEIPFDMHGENGFLKHLEDRLEQSHYTVIVVAEGAGQDLMQSKNETDDSGNKRLSDIGVFLKEQIDAYFKSKSIHINLKYIDPSYQIRSAPAAPVDSIYCERLGNNAVHAAMAGKTKLIVGLMYNKFVHLPIHVVVRSRNYVEPDGSLWRDTLDATGQPPLMKNKVHENRSEHSAAH from the coding sequence ATGCGCCATGATGAAGAATTTGATTTTACCATTGAAACCCTCGGCTCCTGTAAAATACCGTCGCCTATACACCTTTCAAACGTCATCGGAGACCGTATCGCCAATTATGTTACAAACGACGATTTTATCCGCTTTCGGCTGGAGTCCAAAGTCGGAGAGCAATACGGCCCCTTTAAACGAGAACAACTAATCGAAAAAGCAGGCCCGCGGGAAAAGATATTTTTTAATCCAAGCCATGTTCATGCAGGCATTATCACCTGCGGAGGGTTATGCCCCGGACTTAACGATGTTATCCGCTCTGTAGTGCGCTGCTTGTGGGGACGGTATGGAGTTAAACGCATCAGCGGTATTCGCTTCGGTTTTAAAGGACTTTTACCGGATTACCACTTTGACGTTATGCCCTTAAACCCGACGGTTGTCGATGCCTGCCATAAAACGGGAGGAACAATACTCGGTACCTCACGAGGAGGCGGTACACGCGTAGTCGAAATTGTCGACGGAATCGAACGCCTCAACTTAAATATTCTCTTCGTCATCGGCGGAGACGGAACACAAAAAGGCGCTTTGGAAATTGCAAAAGAGATTGAACGGCGGAAGCTTTGTATCTCCGTTGTCGGCATTCCGAAAACCGTCGATAACGACCTGTCATTTATTCAAAAATCATTCGGGTTCGATACGGCAGTTGTAAAAGCCTCCGAAGCGGTCGCCGCCGCCCGTATGGAAGCACAGTCTCAAATCAACGGTATCGGATTGGTTAAGTTAATGGGGCGGGAATCAGGCTTTATTGCAACGCACACCGCCATTGCGAGCCACGAGGTTGACTTTGTACTTATCCCCGAAATTCCCTTCGATATGCACGGAGAAAACGGCTTTTTAAAGCATTTGGAAGACCGCTTGGAACAAAGCCATTACACGGTTATCGTTGTTGCGGAAGGAGCAGGTCAAGATTTAATGCAAAGTAAAAACGAAACGGACGATTCGGGCAACAAACGTCTTTCCGATATCGGCGTTTTCTTAAAAGAGCAAATCGATGCGTATTTTAAATCGAAATCCATCCACATCAATCTAAAGTATATCGATCCCAGCTATCAAATCCGTTCCGCCCCCGCTGCACCGGTTGACTCCATTTACTGCGAACGGCTTGGAAATAATGCGGTACATGCGGCTATGGCTGGAAAGACTAAGCTGATTGTCGGTTTGATGTATAACAAATTTGTTCATCTGCCTATTCACGTGGTTGTCCGTTCACGCAACTACGTTGAGCCGGACGGCTCTCTTTGGCGTGATACGCTTGACGCAACCGGCCAACCGCCGCTGATGAAAAACAAAGTACACGAAAATCGCAGCGAACATTCTGCTGCGCATTAA
- a CDS encoding IMP dehydrogenase — MAYYYEEPSHTFNEYLLIPRYTGVEHSPQNIDLHTPLTRFSSGEKPQYTLNIPLVSAIMQSVSNDGMAISLAKEGGLSFIFCSQSIEKQAAMVCAVKNYKAGFVESDSNLRPENTLEDVLRLKEKTGHTTVAVTDDGTAHGKLLGVITGRDYRPSRMARDLPVSKFMTPIEKIHYADEGVTLKEANDIIWEYKLNSLPVLDTEGKLVAFVFRKDYESKKEHPNELLDEKKRYLVGAGLNTRDYEQRVPALVAAGADVLCIDSSDGFSEWQKRTIKFVKKQYGDKIPIGAGNVVDEDGFNFLADAGADFIKVGIGGGSICITRETKGIGRGQATALIEVAKARDNYFKKTGVYIPICSDGGIVYDHHITMALAMGSDFCMLGRYFARFDESPTNKILVNGSYMKEYWGEGSSRARNWQRYDSGGDSKLAFEEGVDSYVPYAGSLHDGVKTTLYKVRSTMCNCGVLTIPELQKNAKITLVSPSSIVEGGSHDVMLKDVRSSMR, encoded by the coding sequence ATGGCATACTATTATGAAGAACCGTCGCATACTTTTAATGAATATTTGTTAATTCCGCGTTATACCGGCGTTGAGCATAGTCCTCAAAATATCGATCTGCATACGCCTCTTACCCGTTTTTCGTCTGGGGAAAAACCTCAATACACGCTGAATATCCCGCTGGTTTCTGCAATTATGCAGTCGGTGTCCAATGACGGTATGGCAATTTCGCTTGCAAAAGAAGGCGGCCTGTCCTTTATCTTCTGTTCGCAGAGTATAGAAAAACAAGCTGCGATGGTTTGTGCCGTTAAAAACTATAAAGCGGGCTTTGTAGAAAGCGATTCAAACTTAAGGCCTGAAAATACCTTGGAAGATGTATTACGTTTAAAAGAAAAAACGGGGCATACAACCGTTGCTGTAACAGATGACGGTACTGCCCATGGAAAGCTGCTCGGCGTTATTACCGGGCGCGATTACCGTCCAAGTAGAATGGCGCGGGACTTGCCCGTTTCAAAATTTATGACGCCGATTGAAAAGATACACTATGCCGATGAAGGTGTTACTTTAAAAGAAGCCAATGATATTATTTGGGAATATAAGCTCAATTCGCTGCCCGTCCTTGATACGGAAGGAAAGCTTGTTGCTTTTGTATTCCGCAAGGACTATGAAAGCAAAAAAGAACACCCGAATGAGTTGCTCGACGAAAAAAAACGGTATTTGGTTGGGGCTGGACTCAATACGCGCGATTATGAACAGCGCGTTCCCGCATTGGTAGCAGCCGGTGCGGATGTATTATGCATCGACTCCTCCGACGGCTTTTCCGAATGGCAAAAGCGCACCATTAAGTTTGTTAAAAAACAGTATGGAGATAAAATTCCTATCGGGGCAGGAAATGTTGTCGATGAAGACGGTTTTAACTTTTTAGCGGACGCAGGAGCCGATTTTATCAAGGTCGGTATCGGCGGTGGTTCCATCTGTATTACCCGCGAAACGAAGGGTATAGGACGGGGGCAGGCGACGGCGCTTATTGAGGTCGCAAAAGCCCGCGATAATTACTTTAAAAAAACGGGAGTCTATATTCCGATTTGTTCCGACGGCGGTATTGTGTACGATCACCATATCACAATGGCCCTTGCAATGGGGAGCGACTTCTGTATGTTGGGGCGCTACTTTGCCCGCTTTGACGAAAGCCCGACAAACAAGATACTGGTGAACGGCAGCTATATGAAAGAATATTGGGGGGAAGGTTCATCAAGGGCAAGAAACTGGCAGCGGTACGATTCCGGCGGAGACAGTAAACTTGCATTTGAAGAAGGCGTTGATTCTTATGTGCCTTATGCCGGCTCTCTTCACGACGGTGTTAAAACAACACTGTATAAAGTGCGTTCTACAATGTGTAATTGCGGTGTTTTAACTATTCCGGAGCTGCAAAAGAATGCCAAAATAACGTTGGTGTCTCCTTCCAGTATTGTAGAAGGCGGCTCTCACGATGTTATGCTGAAAGACGTCCGTTCCTCCATGCGTTAA
- a CDS encoding STAS domain-containing protein, with product MNDAEIIRSFDNEKDKSLKIQLQKVDGLEKCIVIILSGYVDTYNSTFFQKRVTTLIDAGYIQIIFNCAHLDYVSSTGIGSFTAFLKAVKGKGGDIVLLSLQPKVYEVFQLLGFANFFTIHDSLETSIAFFKNKGSAATPQVTLFPKIFSCPICAKKLKAPRPGRFRCSECKTILAIDNNAQVSLG from the coding sequence ATGAATGATGCAGAAATAATTCGAAGTTTCGACAATGAAAAAGACAAAAGCCTCAAGATACAACTCCAAAAGGTAGATGGGCTTGAAAAATGTATCGTTATCATTTTGTCGGGATATGTTGATACGTATAATTCAACTTTTTTTCAAAAAAGAGTTACAACCCTTATTGATGCGGGCTATATTCAGATTATTTTTAATTGTGCCCATTTGGACTATGTTTCATCTACCGGTATCGGCTCTTTTACCGCTTTCTTAAAGGCGGTAAAGGGAAAAGGCGGCGATATTGTATTATTAAGCCTTCAGCCGAAAGTATATGAAGTATTTCAATTGCTCGGCTTTGCTAATTTCTTTACTATTCACGATTCTTTGGAAACCTCGATTGCATTCTTTAAAAACAAAGGAAGCGCTGCTACTCCTCAGGTTACCCTTTTCCCAAAAATTTTCTCGTGTCCTATCTGCGCAAAAAAGTTAAAGGCACCTCGCCCGGGACGTTTCCGCTGTTCGGAATGTAAAACTATTTTAGCAATCGATAATAACGCACAAGTTTCACTCGGCTGA